A part of Gossypium hirsutum isolate 1008001.06 chromosome A07, Gossypium_hirsutum_v2.1, whole genome shotgun sequence genomic DNA contains:
- the LOC107952792 gene encoding NADH dehydrogenase [ubiquinone] iron-sulfur protein 1, mitochondrial: MGLGLLASSTLKTSRVLSSQYSRFRPIVTKPSLQSPDASAAAPATQPEPTPPPPKKPVGGARVHFTNPDDALEVFVDGFPVKIPKGMTVLQACEIAGVDIPRFCYHSRLSIAGNCRMCLVEVEKSPKPVASCAMPALPGMKIKTDTPLAKKAREGVMEFLLMNHPLDCPICDQGGECDLQDQSMAFGSDRGRFTEMKRSVVDKNLGPLVKTVMTRCIQCTRCVRFATEVAGVQDLGMLGRGSGEEIGTYVEKLMTSELSGNIIDICPVGALTSKPFAFKARNWELKGTETIDVTDAVGSNIRIDSRGPEVMRILPRLNEDINEEWISDKTRFCYDGLKRQRLNDPMIRDANGRFKAVSWRDALAVVAEVALQVKAEEIVGIAGKLSDAESMMALKDLLNNMGSNNVWCEGTGTSPNADLRYRYLMNSSIAGLEKADVFLLVGTQPRVEAAMVNARIRKTVRASNAKVAYIGPPTEFNYDCQHLGTGPQTLIEIAEGHHSFCSAISNAKNPAIIVGAGLFERDDKDAIFAAVEAIAKNGNVIRPDWNGFNVLLLNAAQAAALDLGLVPESSNSIESAKFLYLMGADDVNLNKVPSDAFVVYQGHHGDQSVYRANVILPSAAFSEKEGTYENTEGCSQQTLPAVPTVGDARDDWKIIRALSEVAGIRLPYDTLGAIRSRMRTVAPNLLNTDEIEPAAFGPSLSPDCSQKISLTPFKAAVENFYMTDSITRASKIMAQCSAMLLKK; encoded by the exons ATGGGATTAGGGTTGTTAGCTTCAAGTACCCTTAAGACCTCCAGGGTTCTCTCTTCTCAGTACTCTCGTTTCCGACCCATCGTCACCAAACCCAGCCTCCAATCCCCCGATGCATCAGCGGCCGCACCAGCAACGCAGCCGGAGCCCACTCCGCCTCCGCCTAAGAAACCTGTGGGCGGTGCCCGGGTCCACTTCACCAACCCAGATGATGCTCTCGAGGTGTTCGTTGATGGGTTCCCGGTGAAAATCCCTAAGGGCATGACTGTTCTTCAGGCCTGCGAGATCGCTGGAGTTGACATTCCTAGGTTTTGTTATCATAGCCGACTTTCGATCGCGGGGAACTGCCGTATGTGCCTTGTCGAGGTTGAAAAATCCCCCAAGCCCGTCGCCTCTTGCGCCATGCCTGCCCTTCCTG GAATGAAGATTAAGACAGATACGCCGTTGGCAAAGAAGGCACGAGAAGGAGTGATGGAGTTTTTGCTGATGAACCATCCACTGGATTGTCCAATTTGTGATCAGGGTGGAGAATGTGATCTCCAGGATCAGTCTATGGCATTTGGATCTGATCGTGGCCGTTTTACTGAAATGAAGAGATCTGTTGTTGACAAGAATCTTGGTCCTTTGGTGAAGACTGTCATGACTCGGTGCATTCAGTGTACTAG GTGTGTCAGGTTTGCAACAGAAGTTGCTGGAGTTCAGGATCTTGGCATGTTAGGTCGTGGTAGTGGAGAAGAAATTGGGACTTACGTTGAAAAGCTTATGACAAGTGAGCTTTCTGGAAATATAATTGATATCTGCCCTGTTGGAGCTCTTACCTCTAAACCCTTTGCATTTAAGGCCCGAAACTGGGAGTTGAAAGGAACAGAGACCATTGATGTGACTGATGCAGTTGGATCCAACATTCGAATTGATAGCAGAGGTCCAGAGGTTATGCGTATCCTTCCACGTTTAAATGAG GATATAAATGAAGAATGGATATCGGATAAGACTCGTTTCTGTTATGATGGGTTGAAGAGACAGAGGCTAAATGACCCCATGATTCGTGATGCTAATGGACGCTTTAAGGCTGTGAGCTGGCGTGATGCATTGGCTGTTGTTGCTGAGGTTGCCCTTCAGGTTAAAGCAGAGGAAATTGTTGGGATTGCCGGTAAGCTTTCCGATGCTGAATCCATGATGGCACTGAAAGATTTGTTAAACAACATGGGATCAAACAATGTGTGGTGCGAAGGAACTGGCACAAGCCCTAATGCTGATCTAAGATATAGATATCTCATGAACAGCAGTATTGCTGGGCTTGAGAAGGCTGACGTATTCCTTTTGGTTGGTACCCAG CCAAGGGTTGAAGCTGCTATGGTAAATGCCAGAATTCGTAAAACAGTTCGAGCATCAAATGCTAAAGTTGCCTATATTGGTCCGCCAACCGAATTCAACTATGATTGCCAGCATCTTGGTACTGGCCCACAAACACTTATAGAAATTGCTGAGGGGCATCATTCTTTTTGCTCTGCCATCTCAAATGCCAAAAACCCAGCCATCATTGTTGGTGCTGGCCTGTTTGAGAGGGACGACAAAGATGCAATTTTTGCTGCTGTTGAAGCCATTGCGAAGAATGGAAATGTTATCAGACCCGACTGGAATGGATTCAATGTTTTACTTCTCAATGCAGCCCAGGCTGCAGCCCTCGACCTTGGACTTGTACCAGAATCCAGCAATAGCATCGAGTCCGCGAAATTCTTGTATCTAATGGGTGCTGATGATGTGAACTTGAACAAAGTTCCATCGGATGCTTTTGTGGTGTATCAGGGGCACCATGGGGACCAAAGTGTCTATCGTGCCAATGTAATTCTTCCTTCAGCAGCATTCAGTGAGAAGGAGGGTACATATGAAAATACTGAAGGTTGCTCTCAGCAAACATTACCTGCAGTCCCTACAGTGGGTGATGCTAGGGATGATTGGAAGATTATTCGAGCACTCTCTGAGGTTGCAGGAATTCGTTTACCTTATGATACATTAGGAGCCATACGATCCAGGATGAGGACTGTTGCACCAAACCTACTCAACACAGATGAGATAGAGCCAGCTGCTTTTGGACCTTCATTGAGTCCAGACTGTAGTCAGAAGATAAGCTTGACACCGTTCAAGGCTGCTGTTGAGAATTTCTACATGACTGATTCTATTACCAGGGCATCAAAGATAATGGCACAATGCAGCGCTATGCTACTAAAGAAGTGA
- the LOC107952791 gene encoding microsomal glutathione S-transferase 3 produces the protein MEMIMGKEYGYVVIVVVVYCCLNMWMGYQVVKARKKYKVNFPNLYALESENKNAKIFNCVQRGHQNSLEMMPVFFILIVLGGMGHPCVSAALGLFYTVTRYFYFTGYSTGDPQNRLTIGKYGFLALFGLMICTISFGIKLLRS, from the exons ATGGAGATGATAATGGGAAAGGAATACGGTTATGTAGTGATAGTGGTGGTTGTTTACTGCTGCCTCAACATGTGGATGGGGTACCAAGTTGTGAAAGCTCGCAAGAAGTATAAGGTCAATTTTCCTAACCTCTACGCTCTCGAATCCGAAAACAAAAATGCCAAAATCTTCAACTGTGTTCAG AGAGGTCACCAGAACTCGCTGGAGATGATGCCCGTGTTCTTCATTTTGATAGTGTTGGGAGGGATGGGGCATCCTTGCGTCTCCGCTGCACTGGGTCTTTTCTACACCGTCACCCGTTATTTTTACTTCACCGGCTATTCCACCGGCGATCCTCAGAACCGTCTCACTATCGG GAAATATGGGTTTTTGGCATTGTTTGGGCTGATGATTTGCACCATTTCATTCGGAATCAAGCTGCTTCGATCATGA